CGTGCCTCTTTTCTAGACTCTACCCAACCTGCCCTATAAATAACATTATCAAGCCTCCTTTCAAGCATGATAAGAAGATTATCTCCACAAAGCCCTGACAAGGCTTTTGCCTTTTTAAAATAATTCTTAAATTGCCTTTCTAAAATCCCATATATATATTTTGCCTTCTGCTTTTCAGCAAGCTGTTCTCCATAATCCGAGATTTTTCTTTTCTTAAAGTTTGGTCCTTGGCTTCCAGGTGGATATGATCTTTTGTTAAACCCACATTTCTCACTCAAACACCTTTTTCCTTTAAGGAAAAGTTTTTCGGCTTTTGCCCTACAAATTC
This genomic interval from bacterium contains the following:
- the rpsD gene encoding 30S ribosomal protein S4; this translates as MARYRGPSCRICRAKAEKLFLKGKRCLSEKCGFNKRSYPPGSQGPNFKKRKISDYGEQLAEKQKAKYIYGILERQFKNYFKKAKALSGLCGDNLLIMLERRLDNVIYRAGWVESRKEARQMVSHNHLKVGGRKINIPSYLVKVAETIELDREPRLTAVNLPPWLKVEGKKIEVLRFPERKEIATPIEENKIVAFYSK